In a genomic window of Nocardiopsis mwathae:
- a CDS encoding DUF320 domain-containing protein, whose product MLKKSLAAGAVVAASAGVLLSAAPASAVTGVTAAVPPVNTVIGNAPTPGIAEGNKVGTAVPGGAPSETGAVIAALKPFGVYLGE is encoded by the coding sequence GTGCTGAAGAAGTCCCTCGCCGCCGGTGCCGTCGTCGCTGCCTCCGCGGGCGTCCTCCTCTCCGCCGCCCCGGCCAGCGCCGTCACCGGTGTCACCGCCGCCGTCCCCCCGGTGAACACCGTCATCGGCAACGCCCCCACCCCCGGCATCGCCGAGGGCAACAAGGTCGGCACCGCGGTGCCCGGTGGCGCGCCCTCCGAGACCGGGGCGGTCATCGCCGCCCTGAAGCCCTTCGGCGTGTACCTCGGCGAATAG
- a CDS encoding DUF397 domain-containing protein, producing the protein MSETNPRPLLFHKSSYSANSANCVEVAATDNGAAVRDSKQPHHGHLLFAAAEWRAFLHDLRAGHI; encoded by the coding sequence ATGAGCGAGACCAACCCGCGCCCGCTGCTGTTCCACAAGAGCAGCTACAGCGCCAATAGCGCCAACTGCGTGGAGGTCGCCGCCACTGACAACGGCGCCGCTGTGCGCGACTCGAAGCAACCACACCATGGTCACCTCTTGTTCGCCGCGGCCGAGTGGCGCGCCTTCCTCCACGATCTCAGGGCAGGCCACATCTAG
- a CDS encoding PH domain-containing protein, which produces MPEAARSGVEAAFAAPGGTSWNRVAPELDWYRRLVVLAALVPAAVVGGTVIWVWSGWGWALAWVVLCVLGMAAGWVAAEPARRSWGYAEGRTDLYLTYGVVVRQLVVVPYGRMQVVDVTSNLLEQALGIATVQVRTAATTAATRIPGMPLDDAVELRDRLAARSETFSTGL; this is translated from the coding sequence GTGCCCGAAGCAGCGCGGTCCGGGGTCGAGGCGGCGTTCGCGGCTCCGGGGGGCACGTCGTGGAACCGGGTCGCCCCGGAACTGGACTGGTACCGGCGGCTGGTCGTGCTCGCGGCGCTGGTGCCCGCCGCCGTCGTCGGCGGCACGGTGATCTGGGTCTGGTCCGGCTGGGGCTGGGCGCTCGCCTGGGTGGTGCTGTGTGTCCTGGGCATGGCCGCCGGGTGGGTGGCGGCCGAACCCGCGCGCCGCTCCTGGGGGTACGCGGAAGGACGCACGGACCTCTACCTGACCTACGGGGTCGTCGTGCGGCAGCTGGTGGTCGTGCCCTACGGCCGGATGCAGGTCGTGGACGTGACCTCCAATCTGCTGGAGCAGGCCCTCGGGATCGCGACGGTGCAGGTGCGGACCGCCGCCACCACCGCCGCCACGCGGATCCCCGGTATGCCCTTGGACGACGCCGTCGAACTGCGCGACCGCCTGGCCGCGCGCAGCGAAACCTTCTCCACGGGACTGTGA
- a CDS encoding radical SAM protein, whose product MHELIVAPFLDTYLLMHPGHTAGAKLPRRRYDELASTPGDAPVPTWLVDTAAGVYGLDLMGRPLTPTVLVRDRSPYGYVRASYELNLGCNYDCEHCYLGDRPFDGLDWAGRERLLHIMRDAGVVWVQLTGGEPLIDRHFPDVHRLAYELGMMISISSNGSRLSNPRILELLTTYRPYRITLSVYGATEESYDGMTRRRGSYRKFVKGLDAAVEAGLPVNINVVVSNHNEHEVDAMCAMAESRGLPHHVFVNMVPTIQGDGRVLVTQSAEYLRERKPFGGCNAGHTFFHSDPHGRASICKVGRDDAIDLMAEGVEGLSRLGEIADRLMLRTGGCSGCALSGSCTVCRPLAKQYQQAKAPLGTYCQHGKPKEVNA is encoded by the coding sequence ATGCACGAATTGATCGTCGCCCCGTTCCTCGACACCTACCTGTTGATGCACCCCGGTCACACCGCGGGCGCCAAGCTCCCCCGACGCCGCTACGACGAACTGGCCTCCACGCCCGGCGACGCCCCGGTGCCTACCTGGCTGGTCGACACCGCAGCCGGGGTGTACGGCCTCGACCTGATGGGGCGTCCGCTGACTCCCACGGTGTTGGTGCGCGACCGATCCCCGTATGGGTACGTGCGGGCCTCCTACGAGCTGAACCTGGGCTGTAACTACGACTGCGAACACTGCTACCTGGGCGACCGCCCGTTCGACGGGCTCGACTGGGCGGGGCGCGAACGGCTGCTGCACATCATGCGCGACGCCGGCGTGGTGTGGGTGCAGCTCACCGGCGGGGAACCGCTGATCGACAGGCACTTCCCCGACGTGCATCGGCTCGCCTACGAGCTGGGCATGATGATCAGCATCAGCTCGAACGGGTCCCGCCTGTCGAACCCGCGCATCCTGGAGTTGCTGACCACCTACCGGCCCTACCGGATCACCCTGTCGGTGTATGGAGCGACCGAAGAGTCATATGACGGCATGACCCGCCGCCGCGGCTCCTACCGGAAGTTCGTCAAGGGCCTCGACGCTGCCGTCGAGGCTGGTCTCCCGGTCAACATCAACGTGGTGGTGTCCAACCACAACGAGCACGAGGTCGACGCCATGTGCGCCATGGCCGAGAGCAGGGGCCTACCGCATCACGTGTTCGTGAACATGGTCCCGACCATCCAGGGCGACGGCCGGGTGTTGGTCACCCAGTCAGCCGAGTACCTGCGCGAGCGTAAGCCATTCGGCGGATGCAACGCCGGACACACCTTCTTCCACTCCGACCCGCACGGGCGCGCCTCGATCTGCAAAGTCGGCCGAGACGACGCCATCGACCTCATGGCCGAGGGCGTTGAGGGCCTGTCACGGCTCGGTGAGATCGCCGACCGCCTCATGCTGCGCACCGGCGGGTGCTCCGGATGTGCCCTGTCCGGGTCCTGCACGGTGTGTCGCCCGCTGGCCAAGCAGTACCAGCAGGCCAAGGCCCCCTTGGGGACGTACTGCCAGCACGGAAAGCCGAAGGAGGTGAATGCGTAA
- the panC gene encoding pantoate--beta-alanine ligase, producing the protein MTEPATTPPRTAPVVARTPEELDRLRPDLGRIALVPTMGALHTGHRSLVAAAREQADAVVVSIFVNPLQFGPNEDYDRYPRTFEADLAICAEDGVDAVFAPPVEVMYPGEQVVTVSPGRMGQVLEGEFRPGFFDGVLTVVNKLFNLVRPDIAVFGQKDAQQLAVVRRMVRDLCMPITVMGAPTVRDSDGLATSSRNVYLGAEERTSALALSRALLSGADASVTGPVGILSAARDVLDEAARATPPVAVDYLALVDAHTFDEVPNDFRGEAVLAVAAWVGKTRLIDNVPLTL; encoded by the coding sequence ATGACAGAACCGGCAACCACTCCTCCCCGCACCGCCCCGGTCGTGGCCCGGACCCCCGAAGAACTCGACCGGCTGCGCCCCGACCTCGGCCGCATCGCGCTCGTCCCCACCATGGGCGCCCTGCACACCGGACACCGCAGCCTGGTCGCCGCCGCGCGCGAGCAGGCCGACGCCGTGGTCGTCAGCATCTTCGTCAACCCCCTCCAGTTCGGGCCGAACGAGGACTACGACCGCTACCCCCGCACCTTCGAGGCCGACCTCGCGATCTGCGCCGAGGACGGCGTCGACGCGGTCTTCGCCCCGCCGGTCGAGGTCATGTACCCAGGGGAACAGGTGGTCACGGTCAGCCCCGGCCGGATGGGCCAGGTGCTGGAGGGCGAGTTCCGCCCCGGGTTCTTCGACGGGGTGCTCACCGTCGTCAACAAGCTCTTCAACCTGGTCCGGCCGGACATCGCCGTCTTCGGCCAGAAGGACGCCCAGCAGCTGGCCGTCGTGCGACGCATGGTGCGCGACCTGTGCATGCCCATCACCGTCATGGGCGCGCCGACCGTCCGCGACAGTGACGGCCTGGCCACCTCCAGCCGCAACGTCTACCTCGGAGCCGAGGAGCGCACCAGCGCGCTGGCACTGTCCCGCGCCCTGCTGTCCGGGGCGGACGCGTCCGTGACCGGGCCGGTCGGTATCCTCAGCGCAGCTCGTGACGTTCTGGACGAAGCCGCCCGCGCGACCCCGCCGGTCGCCGTGGACTACCTCGCCCTGGTCGACGCGCACACGTTCGACGAGGTCCCCAACGACTTCCGGGGCGAGGCGGTGCTCGCCGTCGCCGCCTGGGTCGGCAAGACCCGACTGATCGACAACGTGCCGCTGACCCTGTAG
- a CDS encoding GNAT family N-acetyltransferase has product MRDTSGPAGLVFSVPYVPTLGPMHPDTVTSDLWGQVVENSGTGRFLAHDKDARWGGPKGEHVLVDQVRTGDEQTAVPTLLQRGKRRTVRVHLYGDVNLDQEAEHAAKLAADLGAEHARLVRLTPTPQAGRCCRIQLRTFGPGTEAPAVDGITELDRLPSEVRATWPDFAEELAGEGFAFLAAHERAGTLDGPVLTVTETGRIVGAIGPMATRPDPLGHARLLPQYFGVLPEYRGRGHGRTLWRAAMAWGYRSGADYQLLQTEVGGTSDRLCRAEGLVALGMVTTITV; this is encoded by the coding sequence ATGCGCGACACCAGCGGGCCCGCGGGGCTCGTGTTCTCGGTGCCCTACGTTCCCACCCTGGGTCCGATGCACCCGGACACGGTCACCTCCGATCTGTGGGGCCAGGTCGTCGAGAACTCCGGTACCGGCCGCTTCCTAGCCCACGACAAGGACGCACGCTGGGGCGGACCCAAGGGCGAGCACGTCTTGGTCGACCAGGTCCGCACCGGCGACGAGCAGACTGCGGTGCCGACGCTGCTCCAGCGTGGGAAACGGCGCACGGTCCGCGTCCACCTGTACGGCGACGTCAACCTCGACCAGGAGGCCGAGCACGCGGCCAAGCTCGCAGCCGACCTCGGCGCCGAGCATGCCCGCCTCGTGCGACTCACCCCTACCCCGCAGGCTGGACGATGCTGCCGGATCCAACTGCGCACCTTCGGACCCGGCACCGAGGCGCCCGCTGTCGACGGGATCACCGAGCTCGACCGCCTCCCCTCGGAGGTGCGAGCTACGTGGCCGGATTTCGCCGAGGAACTAGCGGGCGAGGGTTTCGCCTTCCTCGCTGCCCATGAGCGGGCGGGCACTCTCGACGGGCCCGTCTTGACGGTGACCGAGACCGGTCGGATCGTTGGCGCCATCGGACCCATGGCGACCCGTCCCGACCCCCTCGGACACGCCCGGCTACTGCCCCAGTATTTCGGAGTCCTGCCCGAGTACCGCGGACGTGGCCATGGGCGCACGCTGTGGCGCGCGGCCATGGCCTGGGGGTACCGGTCCGGTGCTGACTACCAGCTACTGCAGACCGAAGTCGGTGGGACGTCCGACCGGCTGTGCCGCGCCGAGGGCCTCGTGGCGCTCGGGATGGTCACCACCATCACCGTCTGA
- a CDS encoding PH domain-containing protein — protein MSEADRDHPETDQDTAHDRSTPQTGVKADPQAEPHDHASAEPPPDPPGHPGAEWRADVAGEPSEPSEPSEPSEPSGSAGSGRGTGGRAGDEDDWFFPEPLPPADPPALREVTAPTDANFVEQVAPPLPADLGADPTRGVDSAGPAGHAPPVGATEPAAGDMDGAGVAGPLWPRGRSREDEGRPVSGPGGPGVRAEADAADPGGPGEHGPSAGPEGGDTGRGMPRFSPPALPSASVPYGPRSAATPTPGPQAAPGGSGQPPVHHPPHVAPPHAPTGYPYHGVRAAGHRPGYPLYPASTGYPGYNGGGSPAPPPPQHAYPVAGASPGGNVRFLPPMAPVGGQVAARPQQPPPAPVRPPQEDEDDVTRGSHQPHWATVPFQVLLVSLVFIAVPGPLLIGFGPGWLMTSTLAVALGTTVYALLSWWNSSFGLRDDHLVVHSGVFRRVSREVPLSRLQAVDVVRPLLMQILGLAELRIELAGGDSSGIRLRYLSRRTAERLRAALLAHAAGLSGTTPEAPEWPLYRLPFGLLLGALAFRLPVLGAFVLFLALMVAGIWRGEPGVLGAAVPLLLGLMQGFIGPLLRYTDFYASRSPDGLRLRYGIFQARMQTVPPGRVQAVRIVEPLLWRALGVVRVEANVAGYVGERQMDSSTLLPVVPRAVAYAVVGEVLAGADATRVPLHPSSRAGVGVGAGHDALGLDERLFVTQRGVLCRITEIVPHARVQSIRLTAGPISRWRGVADVDADTPPGPIRARAVGRDLAEARRVVDGVAERGHSARTTMAGPERWATRSEMPGRAG, from the coding sequence GTGAGCGAAGCCGATCGGGACCACCCCGAGACCGACCAGGACACGGCCCACGACCGGTCGACCCCGCAGACCGGGGTGAAAGCCGACCCGCAGGCCGAGCCGCACGACCACGCGAGCGCGGAACCGCCGCCCGACCCGCCGGGACACCCGGGTGCCGAGTGGCGGGCCGACGTGGCGGGCGAACCGTCCGAACCGTCCGAACCGTCCGAACCGTCCGAACCGTCCGGATCGGCCGGTTCCGGCCGGGGGACGGGGGGCCGCGCGGGCGATGAGGACGACTGGTTCTTCCCCGAGCCGCTGCCGCCCGCCGACCCTCCGGCGCTGCGGGAGGTGACCGCGCCGACCGACGCGAATTTCGTGGAGCAGGTGGCGCCGCCGCTCCCGGCCGACCTGGGGGCGGACCCGACGCGGGGCGTCGACTCCGCCGGCCCTGCCGGGCATGCCCCTCCCGTTGGGGCCACCGAACCCGCCGCGGGCGATATGGACGGTGCCGGGGTGGCCGGGCCTCTGTGGCCGCGGGGGCGGTCGCGGGAGGACGAGGGGCGACCGGTTTCAGGACCCGGCGGGCCGGGGGTGCGGGCGGAGGCCGACGCGGCGGACCCTGGTGGTCCGGGTGAACACGGGCCTTCCGCCGGGCCGGAGGGTGGCGATACGGGTCGGGGCATGCCGCGCTTCTCGCCGCCCGCGCTTCCGTCGGCGTCGGTGCCCTACGGGCCGCGATCGGCCGCCACCCCCACCCCGGGGCCGCAGGCCGCCCCCGGTGGTTCTGGGCAGCCGCCGGTCCACCACCCGCCGCACGTCGCCCCTCCCCACGCGCCGACCGGCTACCCGTACCACGGGGTGCGGGCGGCGGGGCACCGTCCCGGATACCCGTTGTACCCCGCGAGCACGGGCTATCCGGGGTACAACGGGGGCGGCTCCCCTGCGCCGCCTCCCCCTCAGCACGCGTACCCGGTGGCCGGGGCCTCCCCGGGCGGCAACGTGCGTTTCCTGCCACCGATGGCGCCGGTGGGCGGGCAGGTCGCGGCACGTCCGCAGCAACCGCCGCCCGCGCCGGTCCGGCCGCCACAGGAGGATGAGGACGACGTCACCCGCGGCTCCCACCAGCCGCACTGGGCGACGGTCCCCTTCCAGGTGCTGCTGGTCTCACTGGTCTTCATCGCGGTGCCGGGGCCGCTGCTGATCGGGTTCGGGCCGGGGTGGCTGATGACGAGTACGCTCGCCGTCGCCCTCGGCACCACCGTCTATGCCCTGCTGTCCTGGTGGAACTCCTCCTTCGGACTGCGCGACGACCACCTCGTCGTGCACAGCGGCGTGTTCCGGCGCGTGTCCCGCGAGGTACCGCTGAGCCGCCTGCAGGCGGTCGACGTGGTGCGCCCGCTACTGATGCAGATCCTCGGTCTGGCGGAGCTGCGTATCGAGCTGGCCGGGGGCGACTCCAGCGGGATCCGGCTGCGCTACCTGAGCCGCCGGACGGCCGAACGCCTGCGCGCGGCGCTGCTGGCCCACGCCGCCGGGCTGTCCGGGACGACACCGGAGGCACCGGAGTGGCCGCTGTACCGGCTGCCCTTCGGGCTGTTACTCGGTGCGCTGGCGTTCCGGCTGCCGGTGCTGGGTGCGTTCGTGCTGTTCCTCGCGTTGATGGTGGCGGGCATCTGGCGCGGTGAGCCGGGGGTGCTGGGTGCCGCCGTGCCGCTCCTACTGGGCCTGATGCAGGGGTTCATCGGTCCGCTGCTGCGCTACACGGACTTCTACGCCTCACGCTCCCCGGACGGGTTGCGCCTGCGCTACGGGATCTTCCAGGCGCGTATGCAGACGGTCCCGCCGGGCCGGGTGCAGGCGGTCCGCATCGTCGAGCCGCTGCTGTGGCGGGCGCTGGGCGTGGTCCGGGTCGAGGCCAATGTCGCCGGGTATGTGGGGGAGCGCCAGATGGACTCCTCAACGCTGCTGCCGGTGGTCCCGCGCGCTGTGGCCTATGCGGTCGTCGGCGAGGTCCTCGCCGGGGCGGACGCGACGCGGGTCCCGCTGCACCCGTCAAGCCGGGCCGGGGTCGGTGTCGGGGCCGGGCACGACGCGCTGGGCCTCGACGAGCGCCTGTTCGTCACCCAGCGCGGTGTCCTGTGCCGGATCACCGAGATCGTCCCGCATGCGCGGGTGCAGAGCATCCGGTTGACGGCGGGCCCGATCAGCCGGTGGCGGGGCGTGGCCGACGTGGACGCGGACACACCGCCCGGACCGATCCGGGCACGGGCCGTCGGCCGGGACCTGGCGGAGGCACGCCGAGTGGTCGACGGGGTCGCGGAGCGCGGGCACTCGGCCCGGACCACGATGGCGGGTCCGGAGCGCTGGGCGACGCGGAGCGAGATGCCCGGTCGAGCCGGATGA
- a CDS encoding DUF3180 domain-containing protein translates to MDDERNGKPREGGMRLTGWQLPLGIILVSGALAYVVVEAVYGRLPILPWTAIPTLLLLAAGEGIAAWHTRRRIRRVPGTEPVDPLSAARLVALAKASVIIAALVIGVFGGTALSLADRLDVPTPRADALTAFGTMLAGIVLLAVSLWLEHACRVPEDGDDSSGPVTPTA, encoded by the coding sequence ATGGACGACGAGAGGAACGGGAAACCCCGCGAGGGCGGGATGCGGCTGACCGGGTGGCAGCTGCCCCTGGGGATCATCCTCGTCAGCGGCGCCCTCGCCTACGTGGTGGTCGAGGCCGTGTACGGCCGGCTCCCGATCCTGCCCTGGACCGCCATCCCCACCCTGCTGCTGCTCGCGGCGGGGGAGGGCATCGCGGCCTGGCACACCCGCCGCCGGATCCGCAGGGTGCCCGGCACCGAGCCGGTCGATCCGCTGAGCGCGGCGCGGCTCGTGGCCCTGGCCAAGGCCAGCGTGATCATCGCCGCCCTGGTGATCGGCGTCTTCGGCGGCACCGCCCTGTCCCTGGCCGACCGCCTCGACGTGCCGACCCCGCGAGCCGACGCCCTCACGGCCTTCGGCACCATGCTGGCGGGCATCGTCCTGCTCGCGGTGTCCCTCTGGCTGGAACACGCCTGCCGCGTCCCCGAGGACGGCGACGACTCCAGCGGTCCGGTGACCCCGACGGCGTAG
- a CDS encoding chaplin family protein → MVPTTAPAHAVSLGGNQVDAPTSAAVNACGNTIAVLGGTAMCFRGPRGARFWLDNVNGTF, encoded by the coding sequence GTGGTCCCTACCACCGCCCCTGCCCACGCCGTTTCCCTCGGAGGAAACCAGGTCGACGCCCCGACCTCTGCGGCTGTCAACGCGTGCGGTAACACCATCGCGGTCCTCGGAGGCACAGCGATGTGCTTCCGAGGACCGAGGGGAGCCCGGTTCTGGCTCGACAACGTGAACGGAACCTTCTGA
- a CDS encoding helix-turn-helix domain-containing protein: MPTRPRTIHSPTVRLRRLAAEMRRARLNANYTQLGDAAKALGWSGPKLSRIEDGKTRFIKPDDIDRLCDLYGIKDGEARTALHALAREARERGWWSEYKDVFGDNVLPDFEAEASMIRAYEALVIPGLLQTAEYTEAVFRGGQAHPDDVVERHVSARLERQQILNRHKPPHFSVVIDEAALRRHVLEPGVMRDQLQHLLNMATRHNIDIQVLPFSAGPHAATTGPFVIMDFPAEIDPSIVYTETATGHVISEGEGVAQYVTIFGHVQAAALRASESVSFIRQLLTQESDDPQ, encoded by the coding sequence ATGCCGACTCGCCCCCGTACTATCCACAGCCCAACCGTGCGGCTACGGCGACTTGCCGCCGAGATGCGGCGCGCACGCCTGAACGCCAACTACACGCAACTCGGCGACGCCGCGAAGGCGCTCGGGTGGTCCGGGCCGAAGCTGAGTCGGATCGAGGACGGCAAGACCCGCTTCATCAAGCCCGACGACATCGACCGGCTTTGCGACCTGTACGGGATCAAGGACGGGGAAGCCCGCACGGCCCTCCACGCTCTGGCCCGTGAGGCACGCGAACGCGGCTGGTGGTCGGAGTACAAGGACGTCTTCGGCGACAACGTCCTGCCCGACTTCGAAGCAGAGGCGTCGATGATCCGCGCCTATGAAGCTCTGGTCATCCCGGGACTACTGCAAACGGCCGAGTACACAGAAGCGGTCTTTCGCGGAGGGCAGGCACACCCCGACGACGTCGTCGAGCGACACGTCTCGGCACGGCTCGAACGCCAGCAGATCCTCAACCGGCACAAGCCACCACACTTCTCGGTGGTGATCGACGAGGCGGCCCTGCGCAGGCATGTTCTGGAACCGGGCGTCATGCGCGACCAACTTCAGCACCTGCTGAACATGGCTACACGGCACAACATAGACATACAGGTGTTACCGTTCAGCGCTGGTCCGCATGCTGCGACAACCGGCCCGTTTGTCATCATGGACTTCCCGGCAGAGATAGACCCCTCGATCGTGTACACCGAGACCGCGACCGGGCACGTGATCAGCGAGGGCGAAGGCGTCGCGCAGTACGTGACGATCTTCGGACACGTGCAGGCCGCGGCGCTCCGCGCGTCAGAGTCGGTCAGTTTCATCAGACAGCTACTGACCCAAGAGAGTGATGATCCACAATGA
- a CDS encoding DUF320 domain-containing protein, producing the protein MLKKTFAATAVAAAASAVLLAGAPAHAHSNKTSGAGSVAGGNQVVVPIGVAASICGINAVNVIGSQNAFCKGVAKNNQN; encoded by the coding sequence GTGCTGAAGAAGACCTTCGCCGCCACCGCCGTCGCCGCCGCCGCTTCCGCCGTGCTGCTGGCCGGCGCCCCCGCTCACGCCCACAGCAACAAGACCTCCGGCGCGGGCAGCGTCGCGGGTGGCAACCAGGTCGTGGTCCCCATCGGTGTCGCCGCCTCCATCTGCGGCATCAACGCCGTCAACGTCATCGGCAGCCAGAACGCCTTCTGCAAGGGCGTGGCCAAGAACAACCAGAACTGA
- a CDS encoding Rossmann-like and DUF2520 domain-containing protein, whose protein sequence is METTQQRPARLTVGVIGPGRVGSVVGAALERAGHTVAAASAVSAPSRERVEQRLPNARVCEPADVVAACDLVLLTVPDDALRPLVHGLVETGAQVEGRILVHTSGAHGYGVLDDATARGALPLALHPVMTFTGRDEDLDRLASCSFGVTAPEQLRPIAEALVVEMGADPVWIAEEHRTLYHAALAGGANHLVTLVAESAGLLTAAGVEQPGRMLGPLLGAALDNALRLGIDGLSGPVLRGDSETVAAHIAELRAHAPESVTSYVALARLTADRALAAGLLKPHDAERLLDVLQA, encoded by the coding sequence ATGGAAACCACACAGCAGCGACCGGCACGGCTCACGGTCGGGGTGATCGGCCCCGGCCGCGTCGGGTCGGTGGTCGGGGCGGCGCTGGAGCGCGCCGGGCACACCGTGGCCGCCGCGTCCGCGGTCTCGGCCCCTTCGCGTGAGCGGGTCGAGCAGCGGCTGCCCAACGCGCGCGTGTGCGAACCGGCCGACGTCGTCGCCGCGTGCGACCTGGTGCTGCTGACCGTCCCCGACGACGCCCTGCGCCCCCTGGTGCACGGCCTCGTGGAGACCGGTGCCCAGGTCGAGGGCCGCATCCTCGTGCACACCAGCGGCGCGCACGGCTACGGGGTCCTCGACGACGCCACCGCCAGGGGCGCCCTCCCGCTGGCCCTGCACCCGGTGATGACGTTCACCGGTCGCGACGAGGACCTGGATCGCCTGGCCAGCTGCTCCTTCGGGGTCACCGCCCCCGAGCAGCTGCGACCCATCGCCGAGGCGCTGGTCGTGGAGATGGGGGCCGATCCCGTGTGGATCGCCGAGGAGCACCGCACGCTCTACCACGCCGCCCTGGCCGGCGGCGCCAACCACCTGGTCACCCTCGTCGCCGAAAGCGCCGGCCTGCTCACCGCAGCCGGGGTGGAGCAGCCCGGCCGCATGCTCGGCCCCCTGCTGGGCGCCGCCCTCGACAACGCGCTGCGGCTCGGTATCGACGGCCTCAGCGGCCCGGTGCTGCGCGGCGACTCCGAGACCGTCGCCGCCCACATCGCCGAACTGCGCGCCCACGCCCCGGAGAGCGTCACCAGCTACGTGGCGCTGGCCCGCCTCACCGCCGACCGCGCCCTTGCCGCAGGTCTGCTCAAGCCCCACGACGCCGAACGCCTGCTGGACGTCCTCCAGGCGTGA